The Candidatus Hydrothermales bacterium genome includes the window ATGATAATGGCTTTCATTGACTACGAAACTGGTTATATCTATGATGTTATCCTTTTTCCTTCTCTTTACGCTGCATTTATAATCTCATTTGTTAACAACCATTTAGTGGAATCACTTCTTTACTCTTTTTTAGCTTTCATATTTGGTCTTTTTTTAAGATGGCTTGGTAAAACTCTATTTAAAAAAGAGGCACTAGGTGAAGGAGACCCCTATGTTTTTGCTTTAATGGCAGTTTACATAAGAGACTTTGACCTCCTATTCACACTTTTTTTATCCTTTTTCTCAGGATCTATCGTTGGATTATTTTTAGTCTTTAAAAAGAAAAGCAAATATTTACCTCTTTTACCCTATCTCTTCCTCGGAACTTTTATATACTATCTTTTGTACCCTAACCACTACTACTTAATTCATAAAATATTTTTCAATGAGTAGCAGATTTGATAAAATAGCAAAAATCTACGATATAGTAAATCTCATTTCATCCTTTGGTTTAGATCATTATTCAAGGTGGTTTTTATCAAAAAGGGTATCAGGAATAATCTGTGACTTAGGTGCCGGCAAAGGTGAACTTTCGATGTATTTAAGTAAAAGAAAAAAAGTAAAGAAAATTTTCGCAGTCGAAATCTCTAAAAAAATGCTTAAAAAAAGATTTTTGGATAAAAAAATCGTATATGTAAGAGCAGATGCAAATTTTATACCCTTTAAAGATAAAAGTTTTGATTATGTAGTTAGTAGCTTTGTTTGGAGAAATATAGAACAAAGGGAACTCTTCATAAAGGAATCAAGAAGAATTTTGAAAAAAGAAGGTAAAATCTATATTCTAGAAATGGCTAGACCGTCCGTTCCCTTTTCTTTTATTCTGATTCCCTACATTTATATTTTCACAACAATTCTATCAATTTTTTTTCCAGAATATTTATTTTTAAGATCAAGTATACTAAATCTAAAAGCAAAAGAATTGGTAAAAAATTATAAAGTTAAAAAGGTAATTAATGTCTTCGGCACAGTTTTCTATTTATTCATTTTTTAAGTTATAATTAATTTATATGGAAATTGAAAAACATGTAGAGGCAACCCTTTTAAGACCAGAAAAAACATGGAGAGAGTACGAGGAATTTGTTGAAAAATCTATTGAACTAAAGGTCTTTGGAATATGTGTCCCCCCATCCAGAGTCTCCCAAGTTAAAGAACTTATCAAAAATACAGAAATAAAACTCATATCTGTCTGTGATTTTCCCTTTGGTTATAGAGACACAGACTACAAAAAAAGAGAAACTGAAAAACTATTTGAACTGGGATGTGATGAGGTTGATATGGTAATGAATATCCAAAAATTCAAAGACGGTAACTACGAGGAAGTAAGAAAAGAAATAGAAGAAGTTGCAAAAATTTCAAATGGAAAAATCTTAAAAGTAATAATTGAATGTGGAGTTTTAACCACTGATGAAATTTCCATGGCTACAAGGCTAGTATGTGAGGGAGGAGCAAATTTTGTCAAAACTTCAACGGGATTCCTCTCAAGAGGTGTAAGACTCTCCGATATTAGGATTATAAAAAAATCTTTAAAAAATGGCGTAAAAATAAAAGCATCCGGAGGAATCAGATCACGCGGATTCGCAAGCATTCTAATAGAACTGGGAGTTGAAAGAATTGGAACCTCTGACCCATTAAGCGTTATAAAGGGCAATTAGAACATGAAAATTGTCATAACAAAAAAAGAATCAACAATAAGACTTTTTTCCGAACCTACTCTTTCCCCATTAACATCATTCTGGCTAGGTAAGAAAATAAAAGAATTTGAGAACAAAACTGGTTATTTAGTTTTTTACGTTATGGGCCCTGCCCCCCAATCTTTCAAGGGATTTTGGGGAACAAAAATAATTGATACCGAAGGAAAATCAGAAGAAGAATCTGCAGAAATAATCATAAACGCATTAGAAGAAATTGTTAAACAAGAAAAAAAACATGAATAAAGAAGAAATTAAAAAGAGAATTGAATTTTTAAGAAAGGAAATTAACTATCACAACTATAGATACTACGTTTTGAATGACCCTGTAATATCAGATGAAGAGTACGATAGATTATTTAGGGAGTTATTAGAATTAGAAGAAAAATTTCCAGAATTTATATCCCCTGATTCACCAACAAGGCGTGTCGGCGAAAAGCCACAAGAGGAATTTAAAACCTTTCACCATAGAGAATCAATGTTTTCTTTGCAGGATGCAAGAAACAAAGAAGAACTTCTTGAATTTGACGAAAGAATTAAAAGATTTCTACATCTACCACTAAACAAAGATATAGAATATATGGCTGAACCAAAAATAGATGGACTGTCTCTCGAAATTGTATATGAAAACGGAATATATAAAGCAGCTGGAACAAGGGGAGACGGAACCTTAGGTGAAGATGTTACGCTAAATGTAAAAACCATAAAAGAAGTCCCTCTCTACTTGATAGAAAATAACGAATTTATAATTCCCAAAAGAATAGATGTAAGAGGCGAAGTTTACATGCTCATTAAAGACTTTGAAAAACTAAACGAAGAAAATCTAAAAAGGGGAGAAAAAACTTTTGCAAACCCAAGAAATGCAGCCTCAGGTTCTCTAAGACAACTTGATCCTAAAATAACAGCTAAAAGAAACCTTAAATTTTTTGCATGGGGAGTAGGCTACCACGAAGGAATTGGCTATTCAACTCAAGAGGAAATTCTAAAATCTTTAAAAAGCTTCGGATTCCCGGTTAATCCACTAAGCAAAAAGTGCAGAAGCATAAAAGAAGTAATTGAATACTATGACGAAATACTGGAAAAAAGAGAAAGTTTACCCTATGAAATAGATGGAATTGTAGTGAAGGTAAACTCTCTTGCTCTCCAACAAGAACTGGGCTTTACAATAAGAGCCCCAAGATGGGCAATTGCAGGAAAATTTCCTGCAAAGGAAGTTACAGCCAAAATAAAAGAAGTAGTTTTTCAGGTAGGGAGAACCGGAATAATAACTCCCGTAGCAATCTTTGATCCTACACCGGTTGGAGGTGTTATAGTTCAAAGAGCTACTCTCCATAACTTTGATGAGATTGAGAGAATGGATGTGAGAATAGGAGACTACGTATTTTTAAGAAGAGCCGGAGATGTAATTCCTGAGGTAGTAAAAGTTATAAAAGAGAAAAGAACAGGAGAAGAAAGAAAAATATTACCACCTTCAAGCTGCCCCGTTTGTAATGGTAACGTTATTAAAGAGGGTGCCTATTATAAATGTGTATCCATTGATTGCCCCGAGAAATTAAAGGGATCCTTAAGACACTTCGTGAGTAAGAAAGCTATGGATATAGAGGGAATAGGTCCGAAACTAATTGACCAACTGGTTGACAAAAAGATGGTTAAAAGTGTAGCTGATATTTATTATCTTAAATACACTGATCTTATGAAACTTGAGAGAATGGCTGATAAATCTATTAGGAACCTACTCGAAGCAATAGAAAAAAGTAAAAAAACAACTCTTGAAAGGTTTATCTATGCCCTAGGTATACCTCTCATTGGAGAAAGAGGTGCTCAGATACTTGTAAGAAAATTTGGGTCACTTGAGAAACTTAAAAATGCAAAATTTATAGAATTAAGAAGTATACCTGAAATAGGTCCGGAAATGGCAGAATCTGTAGTTTCCTTTTTCAGAAACGAAAAAAACCTGGAAACAATTGATAGATTATTAAAGGCTGGAATAACTTTTGAAGAAAAAAAGTTAAAAAAGGGATTTTTCACTTCAAAAACAGTGGTTTTCACAGGAACTTTAAAAAGTTTTACAAGAGAAGAAGCAACAAAAATTGTTGAGGAACAGGGAGGGAGAGTTTCAAATACAGTTTCCAGAAATACAGACTATGTAGTTGTGGGAGAAAACCCTGGAACAAAATATAAAAAAGCAATAGAGTATAGAATAAAAATTCTTACAGAAGAGGAATTTCTTGAATGCCTAAAAAAAGAAAACTTTAATGAATGAACTTATAAAAAAGTTAATTCTCACTTTTAGTAAATTACAAAGAATAGGTGAAAAATCAGCTGAACGGATTGTTTTCCTTCTACCTGACAAATTTGGAGAAAAACTATATTACCTTGAAGATAAAATAAAATATGTTATTTATACTAACAGCCTCAATAATGAAGCTCTTTAGCAAAATATTTGAGGATAAAAAAAGAGAGAATGTACTGACGGTGGTACTAATCCCTCTGAAAGTTTTGACCTTTGAAGAAATAGGAGAGTATAAGGATTATAATAATATAAAAATAACAAAATTTGGGGCAGACATACTAAAAGGCTTAACTTTTGATTACCTTGACAACTATACCTTAACTGAGGTATTAAAAAATAGGGAGGTTATAGAGGTTAAATGAGTGAATATAAATATATAGAGGAAAGTTTTAAAAAAGTGGAGGCTATATTGAAAAAGTTAAAAGAAACTTCAAATTCAAACGCTGTTTTGCTTATTGATAAGGCTGGACAACTTATAACCTCAATAGGAGACATAGAAGGGCTTGATACTATTTCCTTTGCTACACTATCTGCTGCAGATTTTGGAGCAACAAGTCAACTTGCCGCATTAATCGGAGAAAAAAACTTTTCATCACTTTATCATCAAGGTGAGAAAAACTCTTTATATATATCACTTGTAGCAAATAGGGTTATCGTTGCAGTCCTATTTGACTCAAAAACAACACTTGGACTTGTAAGAGTTAGAACAAAACATGCGTCTCAGGAATTAGAGCAAATTCTCGATGAACTTTTTGAAAAATTAAAAATTACTCCGCCTAGGGACATTCTTGATAAAAGCTTTTTTAAAGAGGCTGAGGAAGAACTCGATAAACTTTTTGGACCTTAAAAATGGCCTTAATAAATTACGCCTCAAGGGAAATTAACGTTAAAATAGTATATTACGGCCCCGGCCTCTCAGGAAAAACTACTAACATAAAATACATATACGAGAAACTTTCACCCGATCTTAAAGGACAACTTGTTTCAGTTGCTACTGAGCAAGAAAGAACACTATTTTTTGATTTTTTACCAATAGATCTTGGTAACGTCAGAGGATTCAAAACAAGATTTCACCTTTATACAGTTCCTGGTCAAGTATTTTACAACGCCTCACGAAAACTGATTTTAAAAGGCGTTGACGGAATAGTTTTTGTTGCAGACTCTCAAATTGAAAGAATGGACGAAAATATTGAAAGTTTTGAAAATATGATTGAAAACCTTCAAACCTATGGACTAAAAATTGAGGACATTCCCTATGTAATACAGTATAACAAGAGAGATTTGCCAAACGCTGCATCTATAGAGGAATTACAGAGAAACTTAAATAAGGATGGTGTACCCTATTATGAAGCAGTTGCCACTATAGGAAAAGGAGTCTTTGAAACATTGAAAGAAATAGCAAAAATGGTTATAAGAAACCTTTCAAGCAGAACCTCTACTTGAATAGTAAAATTTCCTGTATCACAATAGGTAATGAAATTTTAAGAGGATTTAGGGTTGATTCAAACTTTTACCATCTTGCTAAAAAACTAGGAGAATTAGGAGAAGGGATCGAAATTCACGTTACAACTAAAGATTCAAAGGAATCTATTAAAAATGCACTTTCCTTTTGTACGAAAGAAACCGATATTATATTCACTATAGGGGGTTTAGGACCTACTATAGACGATGTTACAAGAGAATCTATTTCCGAATTTTTAGATATAGAGCTTGTTTTTAGAGAAGACATATTTTATGATCTAAAAAAAAGAGAACCGTTACTTTCTGAGAGTGAACATAGAAAATATGGTCTTTTTCCTAAAGGTGCTAAAATCTTTATAAACGAGGTGGGTCTTGCTCATTCATTTTTAGTTGAAAAAGAAGGAAAAAAAATTTTTTCACTACCAGGCCCAAAAAACGAATTTGAACATACACTCGAAAAAATACTTAAGGAATTTGAACCTAAAAAAGATTATAAAGTGATATATCTTGATTTACCCTTTAAAAAAGAAATTGAAATTCAAGATACCTTAAAAGAGAAAATAAACTTAAATCTTCTTTTTTTTCTGCCCTATACAGGTGGAGTAATCTTAGGTATAAAAGGAAAAATAGACGAGGTCTCCAAAGCAAAAAAGCTTATTTACAATGTTTTCGGAGATGATATTTCTTCGGAGGGACCCTTGCTACTTGAGGAGGTGGTGGGAAGGTTACTTAAGGAAAAGAAGAAAAAAATAAGCACTGCAGAAAGTTGTACAGGAGGACTCTTATCATCAAGAATAACAGATATTCCAGGTAGCTCAGAATACTTTATAGGTGGGGTTATCGCCTATTCAAACGAGATTAAAAAGAATATTCTTGGTGTAAAAGAGGAAGATCTTAAAAGCTACGGAGCAGTATCAGAACCTGTAGTAAGAAAAATGGCTGAAAGTATAAGAAAAATGTTCTGCACTGATTTTGGACTCTCGATTTCAGGCATAGCAGGTCCAACTGGTGGCTCAGAAGAAAAACCAGTTGGCACAGTATATCTTGCTATTTCTTATGACAAAGAAACATTGGTATTTAAAAAACTTTTTAAAGGTAAAAGAGAGGAGATAAAGTTTAAAAGCACCCACTTTATATTAAATGAGTTGCGAAAACTTCTTATTAAAGTTTAATATAAATAGAGTAGGGGATGAAGAGAGCAAAAAGAATCGGTGAAATGCTCCTTAAAGCAGGGGTTATAAAAGAGGAGCAATTAAAAGAAGCACTTGATTTACAGAAAAAAAATGGAAAAAGACTTGGATCGATTTTACTTGAATTAGGCTATGCAACAGAAGATGATATTTTAAAGGTCTTATCTAGACAGTTTGGAGATATACCTGTAGCAAAGAAAAAACACTTTGAAAACATTCCAGAAGAAGTCATAAAACTAATTCCAGCCCATGTTGCTGCAAGATATGACATTGTACCATTAGCAGTAAAAGGTAACAAATTGTTCTTAGCAATGGTTAATCCAGAGGATCACTTTGCAATAGAGGATGTAAGATTTTTGACTAAACTTGAAGTTGTGCCACTTATTGCCCTTGAGGACTTCATTAAAGAAGCAATTAAAAAATACTACAAAATTGAAGATATGATGGATCAAATTGCAAAAATTGAAAGTGAAGATATGGGTATAGAAGTAATAACAGAAGGTTCTCAAATTGAAAAAAAAGAAACAAGGGAAGTGATCGAAGAATCAAAAAACAAAGCAGAAATAAAAGGTGTAGAGGAAAGTATTGAAGACATCCTTGTATACGCTGATGATATAGAACTTGCACCTGAAAAGCTAGAAAATGAAGTAGAAGATATTACTTCTATAAAAGATGAAAAATCCCCTATCGTTAAACTTGTGAATTCAATTCTTCTTGATGCAATAAGAAGAAGAGCTTCAGATATTCACATTGAACCATATGAAAAGGAGCTAAGAGTAAGATACAGAATAGACGGAGTTCTCCAAGAAGTGCTTAAGAGAGATGTAAGGCTAATAAGACCGATTGTTGCTAGAATAAAAAGTATATCAAAGATGAAAATAGAAGAAAAAAGGAGACCCCAGGATGGTAGAATGAGACTCAATGTTGGTAATAAAAGAATAGATGTACGTGTTGCTGTTATTCCAACTATATATGGAGAAAAAGTAGCAATGAGAATACTTGATAGATCTGCAATTGAGCTCAGTTTAGATGCCTTAGGTTTTGAAGAGGAGTCTCTAAAGATGTTCAGAAAAATTTTAAAAAATCCAAACGGAATAATCCTTGTTACAGGACCAACAGGAAGTGGAAAAACAACAACTTTATACTCTGCTCTTCAAGAACTAAACTCAACTGAAGTTAATATTTCAACCATTGAAGATCCTGTTGAATTTACCCTCCATGGAATAAATCAGGTTCAAGTCAAAGAAAGTGTGGGTATGACCTTTGCTTCAGGACTAAAAGCTTTCCTAAGACAAGATCCAGATATCATAATGGTTGGTGAGATACGTGATTTTGAAACAGCAGAAATAGCTATTAGAGCCTCACTTACAGGTCACTTAGTTTTATCTACAGTTCACACTAATACCGCAGCAGCTACAGTGACACGCCTTATAAATATGCAAATAGAGCCATTTTTGATAGCCTCTACTCTTCTTATAGTAGTTTCTCAAAGACTTGTCAGAAAAATTTGTGAAAACTGTAAAGAAGAATATGTTCCAGATGAGTCCATATTACTTGAGCTTTCCCCTGATAATCCAGATAGATTTAAGAATGTAAAATTTTATAGGGGAAGGGGTTGTGAAAAATGCTTTAAGATAGGCTATAAGGGAAGGACAGGACTCTTTGAAGTGATGCCAATTACAAAAACTATAAGACAACTTATACTAAAAAAGGCTCCAACCTTTGAAATCGAAAAGGCTGCCCTAGAAGAGGGGATGATAAGTTTAAGAGAGGCAGGAATAAGAAAAATCATAAGAGGAATAACAACACCCGAGGAAGTTTTAAGAGAAACAAAAATAGAATAACTATGCCACTTAAAATTGGTGAACTTCTCATAAAATATGGCTTAATAACAAAAGAACAACTCGAAGAAGCTCTAAAAAAACAAAAAGAATGGGGAAAGAGATTGGGTTCAACCTTGGTTGAGCTCGGATACATTACAGAAAAACAACTTGTAGAGGTTTTGGCTAAACAGTTAGGGGTTCCAGCTATAGATCTATCAGATGCAAAAATACCAGAAGAGGTTCTAAAACTTCTTCCTGCTGAGATTTGTTATCACTATGAAGTATTGCCGCTTGCAAGAAAAGCAAATATTTTATTTTTGGCAATGGTAGATCCCTCTAATATTCAGGCATTAGAGAATGTTAAGTTTATTACTGGGCTTGATGTGGAACCAGTTATCGCCGCTGAGTCTTCTTTGAGAAGAACCTTGGAAAAATTTTATCCTGATTATAAAAAGGAAATCACCAAAATCGAGGAAACAAAAGAAAAGGAAGAAGAGGAGGTTATACCCCTTGATATTGAAGGAATAGATGTTGAAGAATATGAAGAATTAGTAGATGAAAAAGAAATTTTAAAGTTAGGCAAAGACACTCATATAACAAAATTAGTAAACAAAATAATAAAGGACGCAATTTTTAGGAAGGCTTCAGATATTCATATCGAGCCTTTTGAAAATGTTTTAAGAATAAGATTCAGAATAGACGGAGTATTACAAGTTTATGCAGACCTTCCCAAGAGACTCTCCGCGGGGATAGCCTCAAGGCTAAAACTTATGTGTAACCCTAACTTAGATATTTCAGAAAGGAGAAAACCGCAAGACGGTAGAATTCAGCTAAAACTAAAAGATGAAAATGATAGAGAAAAGGTTGTGGATTTCCGTGTTTCAGTGGTACCAACAATATCTGGTGAAAAAGTTGTAATGAGAATCCTGGATAAATCGGGACTCTCACTTGATCTTAGTGTTTTGGGATTCGAAGAAAATGACTTACAAAGATTTTTAAAGGCAATAAATTCTCCATACGGTATAATTCTTGTAACAGGTCCAACCGGAAGTGGAAAAACCACAACTTTATACTCTGCTCTCTCTGCTATCAATACACCGGACAAACAGATTATTACAATAGAAGATCCAGTTGAATACAATATAGAAGGAATAAATCAAGTTCAGGTAAACAGGGAAGTGGGTCTTGACTTTGCATCAGCTTTGAGAGCCTTTTTAAGGCAATCTCCAGATGTAATACTTGTAGGAGAAATAAGAGATTCAGAAACAGCAGAAATAGCAATAAGAGCAGCTCTAACTGGTCATCTCGTTTTCTCCACAATTCACACTAACGACGCACCAACAACAATAGATAGATTAATAGATCTTGGCATACAACCGTACCTAATTGCCTCCTCAGTTATACTAATTCAAGCACAGAGATTAGTGAGAAGAATCTGTAAAAATTGTAAACGTGAGGTAAGCTATGACCCTGAACTTATAGTTGAATTAGGAATACCAAAAGATGAAATTTCAACTATAAAATTTTTTAAAGGCGAAGGTTGTGAAGTTTGCAATTATACAGGATATAAGGGAAGAATAGGAATATATGAAGTTATGCCAATTTCCCCGAGGATAAGAGAAATGATTTTAAATAATGCTACATCAGATAAAATAAGAGAAGTAGCAAGAGAAGAAGGAATGCATACCTTAAGAGAGGACGGTATAATAAAAATTAAAAAAGGTATTACTACTGTTGAAGAGGTTTTAAGGGTAACAGCCGCCGGAGAAGAATAAAGAGTAGTTCAAACATGTTACGGTTCAACCCCCTTTAAATAAAATTTTAAAATGGACGAGACTATTTCTAAAAAAGTAGAGTTTAAAAAAACAGAATTAAAAACTGAAGTAGAAGATAAAAAAACAAAGGTTCAGATGATTTCACTTTTACAAGAAATGGTTCAAAGAGGTGCAACTGATCTTCATATTTCTGCAGGTTCTCCACCTATGTTTAGAATTGATGGAGTTCTTGTTCCATCCTCCTATCCTCCTGTAACTCCTGAGCAAGCTCAAGCACTAGCCTACTCAATCATGAGAGATGAGCAAAAGAAAAAGTTTGAGGAAGAGTGGGAATGTGATTTTTCTTTTGGAATTTCTGGACTTGCAAGGTTTAGAGCTAATGTTTACAAACAAAGGGGAACCGTATCACTTGCATTAAGAACGATTCCTTTTAAAATAAGAAGTTTTGAAGAGCTTGGTATACCCCCGGTAATTGCCGAGCTTGCATCCAGACCTAAGGGACTTCTACTTGTAACAGGTCCGACAGGTAGTGGAAAATCAACAACTTTAGCAGCAATAATAGATAAAATAAACTCTGAAAGAAGGTGTCATATCATCACAATTGAGGATCCAATAGAATATCTTTTTGCAAACAAAAAGGCACTTATTTCGCAAAGACAAGTAGAAAGTGATACTAAAAGCTTTAAAAATGCACTTAAATACGCTTTAAGACAAGATCCTGATGTAGTAATGATCGGTGAGATGAGAGATTACGAAACAATAGCAGCTACTTTAACTATAGCTGAAACAGGACACTTAACCCTTGCAACACTTCATACAAACTCAGCAGTTGAGTCAATTAACAGAATAATTGATGTTTTTCCTCCACATCAACAGCAACAGGTAAGAGCTCAGCTTGCCTTTGTCTTACTTGGAGTTATAACCCAGGCCCTTTTACCAAAAGTTGGAGGAGGAAGGGTACTAGCCTGTGAAGTTCTCATAGCAACTCCTGCTGTTAGGGCACTTATAAGAGATAACAAACTTCATCAAGTTTATGGAGTTATTCAGGCATCACAAAAGTATGGAATGCAGACAATGAATCAGTCAATATTTAAGCTATACGTGGAAAGAAAAATAACCCTTGAAACTGCCCTATCCTTTTCTCATAATCCTGAGGAACTCGAACAGATGATAAGGGAAAAATTACCATCAGGAAGGTAGAAAATTTTTGGAACAAGGATTAATTGAATCTGTAATTTATTCACATTCCCTTTTAAAACCGCTTAAATTTATAGAGGAAATTGAAAATTATGTGTCTGAAGTTTTATCTGAGGAATGTAAAAATCTAATTTCTGAATTTCGGAAAGAATTTAGATCTCAAGCTATAATTTTTGAACTTGAAAATTTTAAAGACTTTGAAATTTTAAAAAAAATATACCAAGAGTATAAAAAAAACTTAAAAGGACTATATAAAGAACTTATTGAGATACTTTTTTTTAAAATTTCGAGAAAAGTTTATAACAATAAAAAAAAATTTGAGACAAAATGGGATAATTTTTTGGAGGTAAACGCGAATTTTGAGCTTCTTGACCTAACAGCAATCAGCGAAATACTTAACAAAGAAGATCTCTCCTTAAACCTTTTTACTATTTTTGTCACTTTTTTAATCTTTGAACTTCATAGACTTGAACTTTTAGAAAAACTTAGTGAAACTGAAAAAGAAATTTACATAAAAATTACAAAATGGAACCCAAGAATATATAAGTTATTAGAAGAAAATAGACAAAAAGTACAAAGGTTAGAGAATTTTGAAGAAACAAAAAGAGAAATTCTTAAATTCTTTGATGAAAAAGTAAAAGAAATAAAAGAAGAAATCATAAAAGAAAAAACATCAGAAATAACTGACAAATTAAGTAGAGAGTTTACAAAGATAATAAGATTTGTCGGAGTAACTTTAAAAGAAAAAACCATTAATATTGAAAGAAAAATTACTATTAACCTTTTACCTGAAAATCATATATTTTACATTTTAAAATTATTCAAAACCTACGAAAAATTGAATCTTAATTTTAATGATGTTGAAAGGGACCTAAAACTTATATTTGCTGAAGGTTATAAATTTTTTAAGGGTGAAAATTCACCTTATTTTGAAAATTTTCTCGAAAGAAAAATCTTAGGAATAGACATTAAAATATTAGATTTTTATTCAAAAAACGTTCACTTTATAAAAGAAACCTTAAGTAAGCTTTTTGAACTAAAACTTTTAGAAAGAAAAATTTTAATAAAACCTTACGAAAGTGTTTATGAAGACGAAAAAAGAAATAACCATTTTATTTATTTTTCTTTAGTTCCAAGAGGGGGATACATAAAATTAAGAAACTTAAAAAGAATAAGGGTAAATCTTGAAGAACCACAGAAATTAAAGGACTTTATTGATAAAAACAAAAAAGTAATTTCAGTACTTGTCTACGATATAAGAGGATCAACCTTTATGTCGATTTCCCTTTTTAATGCGCAAAAGGAATTATCTATAAAGAAAAAGTTTCAAGAAATAATAAAAAATACAATTTTTTCTTATGGTGGATTTCCAGTAAAAGAAACAGGTGACGGTGGAATATGCTTTTTTTCAGAAAATTCAAGCAAAATTTATAAAGAAATCTTTGAAGAAACTG containing:
- a CDS encoding ATPase, T2SS/T4P/T4SS family, which translates into the protein MKRAKRIGEMLLKAGVIKEEQLKEALDLQKKNGKRLGSILLELGYATEDDILKVLSRQFGDIPVAKKKHFENIPEEVIKLIPAHVAARYDIVPLAVKGNKLFLAMVNPEDHFAIEDVRFLTKLEVVPLIALEDFIKEAIKKYYKIEDMMDQIAKIESEDMGIEVITEGSQIEKKETREVIEESKNKAEIKGVEESIEDILVYADDIELAPEKLENEVEDITSIKDEKSPIVKLVNSILLDAIRRRASDIHIEPYEKELRVRYRIDGVLQEVLKRDVRLIRPIVARIKSISKMKIEEKRRPQDGRMRLNVGNKRIDVRVAVIPTIYGEKVAMRILDRSAIELSLDALGFEEESLKMFRKILKNPNGIILVTGPTGSGKTTTLYSALQELNSTEVNISTIEDPVEFTLHGINQVQVKESVGMTFASGLKAFLRQDPDIIMVGEIRDFETAEIAIRASLTGHLVLSTVHTNTAAATVTRLINMQIEPFLIASTLLIVVSQRLVRKICENCKEEYVPDESILLELSPDNPDRFKNVKFYRGRGCEKCFKIGYKGRTGLFEVMPITKTIRQLILKKAPTFEIEKAALEEGMISLREAGIRKIIRGITTPEEVLRETKIE
- a CDS encoding type IV pilus twitching motility protein PilT; translation: MISLLQEMVQRGATDLHISAGSPPMFRIDGVLVPSSYPPVTPEQAQALAYSIMRDEQKKKFEEEWECDFSFGISGLARFRANVYKQRGTVSLALRTIPFKIRSFEELGIPPVIAELASRPKGLLLVTGPTGSGKSTTLAAIIDKINSERRCHIITIEDPIEYLFANKKALISQRQVESDTKSFKNALKYALRQDPDVVMIGEMRDYETIAATLTIAETGHLTLATLHTNSAVESINRIIDVFPPHQQQQVRAQLAFVLLGVITQALLPKVGGGRVLACEVLIATPAVRALIRDNKLHQVYGVIQASQKYGMQTMNQSIFKLYVERKITLETALSFSHNPEELEQMIREKLPSGR
- the pilB gene encoding type IV-A pilus assembly ATPase PilB, which codes for MPLKIGELLIKYGLITKEQLEEALKKQKEWGKRLGSTLVELGYITEKQLVEVLAKQLGVPAIDLSDAKIPEEVLKLLPAEICYHYEVLPLARKANILFLAMVDPSNIQALENVKFITGLDVEPVIAAESSLRRTLEKFYPDYKKEITKIEETKEKEEEEVIPLDIEGIDVEEYEELVDEKEILKLGKDTHITKLVNKIIKDAIFRKASDIHIEPFENVLRIRFRIDGVLQVYADLPKRLSAGIASRLKLMCNPNLDISERRKPQDGRIQLKLKDENDREKVVDFRVSVVPTISGEKVVMRILDKSGLSLDLSVLGFEENDLQRFLKAINSPYGIILVTGPTGSGKTTTLYSALSAINTPDKQIITIEDPVEYNIEGINQVQVNREVGLDFASALRAFLRQSPDVILVGEIRDSETAEIAIRAALTGHLVFSTIHTNDAPTTIDRLIDLGIQPYLIASSVILIQAQRLVRRICKNCKREVSYDPELIVELGIPKDEISTIKFFKGEGCEVCNYTGYKGRIGIYEVMPISPRIREMILNNATSDKIREVAREEGMHTLREDGIIKIKKGITTVEEVLRVTAAGEE